Proteins encoded together in one Festucalex cinctus isolate MCC-2025b chromosome 8, RoL_Fcin_1.0, whole genome shotgun sequence window:
- the itga7 gene encoding integrin alpha-7 isoform X2, protein MAEAALGGHLGSSGSSRLGLLWALLTLLNHVGAFNLDTTHTLHKLGDRGTFFGFSLALHQQLTPEPQSWILVGAPQAAGQGLLRGSRPGALFKCPITPEEYDCERVDIDGEVSLNKESKDNQWLGVTVKSQGIGGKVVTCAHLYELRQRVHQPSETRDPIGRCYVLSEDLTERDDLDGGEWKFCEGRPQGHEQFGFCQQGLAVSFTPDNNFILFGAPGTYNWKGEMRVQLLNQTLLDLGFYDDGPYEVADQKQLNARLIPVPYHSYLGFSVDSAMGIMSLGELTFVAGAPRANHTGAVVLLRKDNVYRLVPQHIFWGEELASSFGYSVATTDLNNDGWTDLVVGAPNFFDRKAEIGGAVYVYLNPFGHWDDQARPIRLNGTYDSMFGMTVSNIGDLDQDGYGDIAVGAPFDGDGKVFIYRGSDAGLETKPAQVLDGQDFDVRRFGYSISGGLDVDENQYPDLAVGSLNNSVVLFRSRPVIHVVREISIDPEYIDLTQHNCQGRDGVCIEVKACFVYAAHPVHYSPHLTLVVRFEADSDRRKLGLPHRINFLGRSSLEPEYMQTEEVELHRQKHPACTTATFQLHENIRDKLRPISLAITHTIKPVPPRRHSGAKRLEKLAPVLNVSPSNTLHSEVNFLREGCGSDKICQSNLKLSYRFGTRPLTSDLFTPLPRDEDDVQVFSLSDQRVVVLEITVTNTPSDPLRPEEDGDDAHAAQLLVSLPKTLSYAGSRVPAQMRCQANQNGSDVECDLGNPVKRNTKLKFTINLSTANITIETTELTADLQLTTISEQPDLAPITAMAKVVIELPLSVSGLARPHQLFFSGDVKGESAMSTLEDVGNPVDFEFVVANPGQALQTLGSAFLNIMWPYELANGKWLLYPGSMNFDGHLASHCTPTGAINPLSLLGPSPVQPVNQTAGRARRSHPDLEGQETTSGGVRRTAPAVAASERRKSLTLDCFLGSARCVHLQCPLHSFSGQAVLRIHGRLWNSTFIEDFPAVSALELLVRAEITVKSTIKHLLLRDAAAQVPVMIYPEPGLVDQYSIPWWIILIAILAGILLLTLLVCILWKCGFFQRAHLKDKLPQYHAVKIPRQERPQFQTEKSGVHKKEWATHWSDGTS, encoded by the exons GATCCTGGTGGGGGCACCACAGGCTGCAGGTCAGGGTTTGTTGCGCGGCAGTCGACCGGGAGCCTTGTTCAAGTGTCCTATCACGCCTGAGGAATATGACTGTGAGAGGGTGGATATTGATGGTGAAG TGAGTCTAAACAAAGAGAGCAAAGACAACCAGTGGCTGGGAGTGACTGTCAAGAGCCAGGGCATTGGAGGGAAGGTGGTG ACCTGCGCTCACCTGTACGAACTCAGGCAACGAGTGCACCAACCCTCCGAGACGCGCGATCCCATCGGACGCTGCTACGTCCTGAGTGAAGACCTAACGGAGAGAGATGATCTGGACGGAGGAGAGTGGAAGTTCTGTGAGGGTCGTCCGCAGGGTCACGAGCAGTTTGGCTTCTGCCAGCAGGGCCTTGCCGTCAGTTTCACCCCAGACAACAACTTCATATTGTTTGGGGCCCCTGGAACGTACAATTGGAAAG GTGAAATGCGCGTACAGCTGCTAAACCAGACGCTGCTCGACCTTGGTTTCTATGATGACGGACCCTACGAGGTGGCGGATCAGAAACAGCTTAATGCCCGGCTCATCCCTGTGCCCTACCACAGTTACCTGG GCTTCTCTGTGGACTCGGCCATGGGAATAATGAGTCTCGGGGAGTTGACCTTTGTGGCGGGCGCTCCGCGAGCGAATCACACGGGGGCCGTGGTGCTGCTACGCAAGGACAACGTTTACCGGCTGGTGCCCCAGCACATTTTCTGGGGAGAGGAGCTCGCATCTTCTTTCGGCTACTCTGTGGCGACCACGGATCTCAACAATGACGG CTGGACCGACCTGGTCGTGGGAGCGCCCAATTTCTTTGACCGTAAGGCAGAAATCGGTGGTGCTGTCTACGTGTACTTGAACCCCTTTGGTCACTGGGATGATCAAGCCCGGCCCATCCGTCTCAACGGGACGTACGACTCCATGTTTGGCATGACGGTCAGCAACATTGGCGATCTGGACCAGGACGGATATGGAG ACATCGCCGTTGGAGCTCCGTTCGACGGGGACGGCAAGGTGTTCATTTACCGAGGCTCGGACGCAGGACTTGAAACCAAACCTGCTCAG GTGCTGGATGGCCAAGACTTTGACGTGAGGCGTTTTGGATACTCCATCTCAGGTGGCTTGGACGTGGATGAGAACCAATATCCAGACCTCGCCGTGGGCTCTCTCAATAATTCAGTGGTGCTCTTCAG GTCTCGCCCAGTCATCCATGTGGTTCGGGAAATATCCATTGACCCGGAATACATCGATCTGACCCAGCATAACTGTCAGGGTCGAGATGGAGTCTG CATCGAGGTCAAAGCCTGTTTCGTCTACGCCGCCCACCCAGTGCACTACTCGCCACATTTAA CCCTGGTGGTGCGATTTGAAGCCGACTCGGACCGCAGGAAGCTGGGCCTGCCGCACCGCATCAACTTCCTGGGCCGCAGTTCCCTGGAGCCGGAGTACATGCAGACCGAGGAGGTGGAGCTGCATCGCCAGAAGCATCCGGCGTGCACCACCGCTACCTTCCAGCTCCAT GAGAACATCCGGGACAAACTGCGTCCGATCTCATTGGCCATCACCCACACCATCAAACCCGTGCCCCCGCGCCGGCACTCTGGAGCCAAGCGGCTGGAGAAACTGGCACCAGTGCTCAACGTGTCGCCCTCCAACACGCTGCACTCGGAG GTGAACTTCCTGCGCGAGGGATGCGGCTCGGACAAAATCTGCCAGAGCAACCTGAAGCTGAGCTACCGCTTTGGAACGCGGCCTCTCACCTCTGACCTTTTCACCCCCCTGCCAAG GGACGAGGACGACGTGCAGGTGTTCTCCTTGTCCGACCAGCGCGTGGTGGTGTTGGAGATCACCGTCACCAACACGCCCTCGGACCCGCTGCGCCCCGAGGAGGACGGCGACGACGCCCACGCCGCCCAGCTGCTCGTCTCGCTACCGAAAACGCTGTCCTACGCCGGGTCCAGGGTGCCCGCTCAG ATGAGGTGTCAAGCCAATCAAAATGGCTCCGACGTCGAATGTGACCTGGGGAATCCTGTGAAACGAAACACAAAG ttaaaattcACAATCAACTTGAGCACGGCCAACATCACCATTGAAACCACAGAGTTGACCGCCGACCTCCAACTGACTAC CATCAGTGAGCAGCCTGACCTGGCGCCAATCACAGCGATGGCGAAAGTTGTGATAGAGCTCCCTCTGTCTGTCAGCGG GCTAGCTCGTCCTCACCAGCTGTTCTTCAGCGGTGATGTTAAGGGCGAGAGCGCAATGAGCACTCTGGAGGACGTCGGAAACCCTGTGGACTTTGAGTTTGTG GTGGCCAATCCTGGACAAGCTCTGCAAACGCTAGGCTCCGCCTTCCTCAACATCATGTGGCCCTATGAGCTGGCCAATGGCAAGTGGCTGCTGTACCCGGGCAGCATGAACTTTGATGGACATTTGGCATCCCACTGTACTCCGACGGGGGCTATTAACCCTTTGAGTCTGCTTGGACCCTCGCCTGTGCAGCCTGTCAATCAAACT GCTGGACGAGCTCGCCGCTCCCACCCGGATCTCGAAGGCCAAGAGACGACTAGCGGCGGCGTGAGACGAACCGCTCCGGCTGTGGCCGCTTCCGAGAGGCGCAAGTCACTCACGCTG GATTGTTTCTTGGGATCAGCGCGATGCGTGCACTTGCAGTGCCCCCTTCACAGCTTCTCCGGACAGGCGGTGCTCAGGATCCACGGCAGGCTGTGGAACAGCACCTTCATCGAG GACTTCCCGGCTGTCAGCGCTCTGGAACTGCTGGTCAGAGCGGAAATCACCGTCAAGTCCACCATCAAACATCTGCTCCTCAGGGATGCTGCGGCACAG GTACCAGTGATGATCTATCCAGAGCCCGGTCTCGTGGACCAGTACTCGATCCCCTGGTGGATCATCCTCATCGCCATCCTGGCAGGCATCCTACTGCTGACCCTGCTGGTTTGCATACTGTGGAAG TGTGGTTTCTTCCAACGGGCCCACCTCAAAGACAAACTGCCTCAGTACCACGCGGTGAAGATCCCTCGCCAGGAGCGGCCGCAGTTCCAGACAGAGAAATCCGGCGTTCATAAAAAGGAATGGGCCACACACTGGAGCGACGGGACTTCATAA
- the itga7 gene encoding integrin alpha-7 isoform X1, whose protein sequence is MAEAALGGHLGSSGSSRLGLLWALLTLLNHVGAFNLDTTHTLHKLGDRGTFFGFSLALHQQLTPEPQSWILVGAPQAAGQGLLRGSRPGALFKCPITPEEYDCERVDIDGEVSLNKESKDNQWLGVTVKSQGIGGKVVTCAHLYELRQRVHQPSETRDPIGRCYVLSEDLTERDDLDGGEWKFCEGRPQGHEQFGFCQQGLAVSFTPDNNFILFGAPGTYNWKGEMRVQLLNQTLLDLGFYDDGPYEVADQKQLNARLIPVPYHSYLGLLFMASPVEDALLYKTLEPSRKPTTFEDVAHNSYLGFSVDSAMGIMSLGELTFVAGAPRANHTGAVVLLRKDNVYRLVPQHIFWGEELASSFGYSVATTDLNNDGWTDLVVGAPNFFDRKAEIGGAVYVYLNPFGHWDDQARPIRLNGTYDSMFGMTVSNIGDLDQDGYGDIAVGAPFDGDGKVFIYRGSDAGLETKPAQVLDGQDFDVRRFGYSISGGLDVDENQYPDLAVGSLNNSVVLFRSRPVIHVVREISIDPEYIDLTQHNCQGRDGVCIEVKACFVYAAHPVHYSPHLTLVVRFEADSDRRKLGLPHRINFLGRSSLEPEYMQTEEVELHRQKHPACTTATFQLHENIRDKLRPISLAITHTIKPVPPRRHSGAKRLEKLAPVLNVSPSNTLHSEVNFLREGCGSDKICQSNLKLSYRFGTRPLTSDLFTPLPRDEDDVQVFSLSDQRVVVLEITVTNTPSDPLRPEEDGDDAHAAQLLVSLPKTLSYAGSRVPAQMRCQANQNGSDVECDLGNPVKRNTKLKFTINLSTANITIETTELTADLQLTTISEQPDLAPITAMAKVVIELPLSVSGLARPHQLFFSGDVKGESAMSTLEDVGNPVDFEFVVANPGQALQTLGSAFLNIMWPYELANGKWLLYPGSMNFDGHLASHCTPTGAINPLSLLGPSPVQPVNQTAGRARRSHPDLEGQETTSGGVRRTAPAVAASERRKSLTLDCFLGSARCVHLQCPLHSFSGQAVLRIHGRLWNSTFIEDFPAVSALELLVRAEITVKSTIKHLLLRDAAAQVPVMIYPEPGLVDQYSIPWWIILIAILAGILLLTLLVCILWKCGFFQRAHLKDKLPQYHAVKIPRQERPQFQTEKSGVHKKEWATHWSDGTS, encoded by the exons GATCCTGGTGGGGGCACCACAGGCTGCAGGTCAGGGTTTGTTGCGCGGCAGTCGACCGGGAGCCTTGTTCAAGTGTCCTATCACGCCTGAGGAATATGACTGTGAGAGGGTGGATATTGATGGTGAAG TGAGTCTAAACAAAGAGAGCAAAGACAACCAGTGGCTGGGAGTGACTGTCAAGAGCCAGGGCATTGGAGGGAAGGTGGTG ACCTGCGCTCACCTGTACGAACTCAGGCAACGAGTGCACCAACCCTCCGAGACGCGCGATCCCATCGGACGCTGCTACGTCCTGAGTGAAGACCTAACGGAGAGAGATGATCTGGACGGAGGAGAGTGGAAGTTCTGTGAGGGTCGTCCGCAGGGTCACGAGCAGTTTGGCTTCTGCCAGCAGGGCCTTGCCGTCAGTTTCACCCCAGACAACAACTTCATATTGTTTGGGGCCCCTGGAACGTACAATTGGAAAG GTGAAATGCGCGTACAGCTGCTAAACCAGACGCTGCTCGACCTTGGTTTCTATGATGACGGACCCTACGAGGTGGCGGATCAGAAACAGCTTAATGCCCGGCTCATCCCTGTGCCCTACCACAGTTACCTGG GGCTCTTGTTCATGGCTAGCCCAGTTGAAGACGCGCTGCTGTACAAAACTTTGGAGCCCTCCAGGAAGCCCACAACATTTGAGGATGTAGCCCATAATAGCTACTTAG GCTTCTCTGTGGACTCGGCCATGGGAATAATGAGTCTCGGGGAGTTGACCTTTGTGGCGGGCGCTCCGCGAGCGAATCACACGGGGGCCGTGGTGCTGCTACGCAAGGACAACGTTTACCGGCTGGTGCCCCAGCACATTTTCTGGGGAGAGGAGCTCGCATCTTCTTTCGGCTACTCTGTGGCGACCACGGATCTCAACAATGACGG CTGGACCGACCTGGTCGTGGGAGCGCCCAATTTCTTTGACCGTAAGGCAGAAATCGGTGGTGCTGTCTACGTGTACTTGAACCCCTTTGGTCACTGGGATGATCAAGCCCGGCCCATCCGTCTCAACGGGACGTACGACTCCATGTTTGGCATGACGGTCAGCAACATTGGCGATCTGGACCAGGACGGATATGGAG ACATCGCCGTTGGAGCTCCGTTCGACGGGGACGGCAAGGTGTTCATTTACCGAGGCTCGGACGCAGGACTTGAAACCAAACCTGCTCAG GTGCTGGATGGCCAAGACTTTGACGTGAGGCGTTTTGGATACTCCATCTCAGGTGGCTTGGACGTGGATGAGAACCAATATCCAGACCTCGCCGTGGGCTCTCTCAATAATTCAGTGGTGCTCTTCAG GTCTCGCCCAGTCATCCATGTGGTTCGGGAAATATCCATTGACCCGGAATACATCGATCTGACCCAGCATAACTGTCAGGGTCGAGATGGAGTCTG CATCGAGGTCAAAGCCTGTTTCGTCTACGCCGCCCACCCAGTGCACTACTCGCCACATTTAA CCCTGGTGGTGCGATTTGAAGCCGACTCGGACCGCAGGAAGCTGGGCCTGCCGCACCGCATCAACTTCCTGGGCCGCAGTTCCCTGGAGCCGGAGTACATGCAGACCGAGGAGGTGGAGCTGCATCGCCAGAAGCATCCGGCGTGCACCACCGCTACCTTCCAGCTCCAT GAGAACATCCGGGACAAACTGCGTCCGATCTCATTGGCCATCACCCACACCATCAAACCCGTGCCCCCGCGCCGGCACTCTGGAGCCAAGCGGCTGGAGAAACTGGCACCAGTGCTCAACGTGTCGCCCTCCAACACGCTGCACTCGGAG GTGAACTTCCTGCGCGAGGGATGCGGCTCGGACAAAATCTGCCAGAGCAACCTGAAGCTGAGCTACCGCTTTGGAACGCGGCCTCTCACCTCTGACCTTTTCACCCCCCTGCCAAG GGACGAGGACGACGTGCAGGTGTTCTCCTTGTCCGACCAGCGCGTGGTGGTGTTGGAGATCACCGTCACCAACACGCCCTCGGACCCGCTGCGCCCCGAGGAGGACGGCGACGACGCCCACGCCGCCCAGCTGCTCGTCTCGCTACCGAAAACGCTGTCCTACGCCGGGTCCAGGGTGCCCGCTCAG ATGAGGTGTCAAGCCAATCAAAATGGCTCCGACGTCGAATGTGACCTGGGGAATCCTGTGAAACGAAACACAAAG ttaaaattcACAATCAACTTGAGCACGGCCAACATCACCATTGAAACCACAGAGTTGACCGCCGACCTCCAACTGACTAC CATCAGTGAGCAGCCTGACCTGGCGCCAATCACAGCGATGGCGAAAGTTGTGATAGAGCTCCCTCTGTCTGTCAGCGG GCTAGCTCGTCCTCACCAGCTGTTCTTCAGCGGTGATGTTAAGGGCGAGAGCGCAATGAGCACTCTGGAGGACGTCGGAAACCCTGTGGACTTTGAGTTTGTG GTGGCCAATCCTGGACAAGCTCTGCAAACGCTAGGCTCCGCCTTCCTCAACATCATGTGGCCCTATGAGCTGGCCAATGGCAAGTGGCTGCTGTACCCGGGCAGCATGAACTTTGATGGACATTTGGCATCCCACTGTACTCCGACGGGGGCTATTAACCCTTTGAGTCTGCTTGGACCCTCGCCTGTGCAGCCTGTCAATCAAACT GCTGGACGAGCTCGCCGCTCCCACCCGGATCTCGAAGGCCAAGAGACGACTAGCGGCGGCGTGAGACGAACCGCTCCGGCTGTGGCCGCTTCCGAGAGGCGCAAGTCACTCACGCTG GATTGTTTCTTGGGATCAGCGCGATGCGTGCACTTGCAGTGCCCCCTTCACAGCTTCTCCGGACAGGCGGTGCTCAGGATCCACGGCAGGCTGTGGAACAGCACCTTCATCGAG GACTTCCCGGCTGTCAGCGCTCTGGAACTGCTGGTCAGAGCGGAAATCACCGTCAAGTCCACCATCAAACATCTGCTCCTCAGGGATGCTGCGGCACAG GTACCAGTGATGATCTATCCAGAGCCCGGTCTCGTGGACCAGTACTCGATCCCCTGGTGGATCATCCTCATCGCCATCCTGGCAGGCATCCTACTGCTGACCCTGCTGGTTTGCATACTGTGGAAG TGTGGTTTCTTCCAACGGGCCCACCTCAAAGACAAACTGCCTCAGTACCACGCGGTGAAGATCCCTCGCCAGGAGCGGCCGCAGTTCCAGACAGAGAAATCCGGCGTTCATAAAAAGGAATGGGCCACACACTGGAGCGACGGGACTTCATAA
- the itga7 gene encoding integrin alpha-7 isoform X3, with amino-acid sequence MAEAALGGHLGSSGSSRLGLLWALLTLLNHVGAFNLDTTHTLHKLGDRGTFFGFSLALHQQLTPEPQSWILVGAPQAAGQGLLRGSRPGALFKCPITPEEYDCERVDIDGEVSLNKESKDNQWLGVTVKSQGIGGKVVTCAHLYELRQRVHQPSETRDPIGRCYVLSEDLTERDDLDGGEWKFCEGRPQGHEQFGFCQQGLAVSFTPDNNFILFGAPGTYNWKGLLFMASPVEDALLYKTLEPSRKPTTFEDVAHNSYLGFSVDSAMGIMSLGELTFVAGAPRANHTGAVVLLRKDNVYRLVPQHIFWGEELASSFGYSVATTDLNNDGWTDLVVGAPNFFDRKAEIGGAVYVYLNPFGHWDDQARPIRLNGTYDSMFGMTVSNIGDLDQDGYGDIAVGAPFDGDGKVFIYRGSDAGLETKPAQVLDGQDFDVRRFGYSISGGLDVDENQYPDLAVGSLNNSVVLFRSRPVIHVVREISIDPEYIDLTQHNCQGRDGVCIEVKACFVYAAHPVHYSPHLTLVVRFEADSDRRKLGLPHRINFLGRSSLEPEYMQTEEVELHRQKHPACTTATFQLHENIRDKLRPISLAITHTIKPVPPRRHSGAKRLEKLAPVLNVSPSNTLHSEVNFLREGCGSDKICQSNLKLSYRFGTRPLTSDLFTPLPRDEDDVQVFSLSDQRVVVLEITVTNTPSDPLRPEEDGDDAHAAQLLVSLPKTLSYAGSRVPAQMRCQANQNGSDVECDLGNPVKRNTKLKFTINLSTANITIETTELTADLQLTTISEQPDLAPITAMAKVVIELPLSVSGLARPHQLFFSGDVKGESAMSTLEDVGNPVDFEFVVANPGQALQTLGSAFLNIMWPYELANGKWLLYPGSMNFDGHLASHCTPTGAINPLSLLGPSPVQPVNQTAGRARRSHPDLEGQETTSGGVRRTAPAVAASERRKSLTLDCFLGSARCVHLQCPLHSFSGQAVLRIHGRLWNSTFIEDFPAVSALELLVRAEITVKSTIKHLLLRDAAAQVPVMIYPEPGLVDQYSIPWWIILIAILAGILLLTLLVCILWKCGFFQRAHLKDKLPQYHAVKIPRQERPQFQTEKSGVHKKEWATHWSDGTS; translated from the exons GATCCTGGTGGGGGCACCACAGGCTGCAGGTCAGGGTTTGTTGCGCGGCAGTCGACCGGGAGCCTTGTTCAAGTGTCCTATCACGCCTGAGGAATATGACTGTGAGAGGGTGGATATTGATGGTGAAG TGAGTCTAAACAAAGAGAGCAAAGACAACCAGTGGCTGGGAGTGACTGTCAAGAGCCAGGGCATTGGAGGGAAGGTGGTG ACCTGCGCTCACCTGTACGAACTCAGGCAACGAGTGCACCAACCCTCCGAGACGCGCGATCCCATCGGACGCTGCTACGTCCTGAGTGAAGACCTAACGGAGAGAGATGATCTGGACGGAGGAGAGTGGAAGTTCTGTGAGGGTCGTCCGCAGGGTCACGAGCAGTTTGGCTTCTGCCAGCAGGGCCTTGCCGTCAGTTTCACCCCAGACAACAACTTCATATTGTTTGGGGCCCCTGGAACGTACAATTGGAAAG GGCTCTTGTTCATGGCTAGCCCAGTTGAAGACGCGCTGCTGTACAAAACTTTGGAGCCCTCCAGGAAGCCCACAACATTTGAGGATGTAGCCCATAATAGCTACTTAG GCTTCTCTGTGGACTCGGCCATGGGAATAATGAGTCTCGGGGAGTTGACCTTTGTGGCGGGCGCTCCGCGAGCGAATCACACGGGGGCCGTGGTGCTGCTACGCAAGGACAACGTTTACCGGCTGGTGCCCCAGCACATTTTCTGGGGAGAGGAGCTCGCATCTTCTTTCGGCTACTCTGTGGCGACCACGGATCTCAACAATGACGG CTGGACCGACCTGGTCGTGGGAGCGCCCAATTTCTTTGACCGTAAGGCAGAAATCGGTGGTGCTGTCTACGTGTACTTGAACCCCTTTGGTCACTGGGATGATCAAGCCCGGCCCATCCGTCTCAACGGGACGTACGACTCCATGTTTGGCATGACGGTCAGCAACATTGGCGATCTGGACCAGGACGGATATGGAG ACATCGCCGTTGGAGCTCCGTTCGACGGGGACGGCAAGGTGTTCATTTACCGAGGCTCGGACGCAGGACTTGAAACCAAACCTGCTCAG GTGCTGGATGGCCAAGACTTTGACGTGAGGCGTTTTGGATACTCCATCTCAGGTGGCTTGGACGTGGATGAGAACCAATATCCAGACCTCGCCGTGGGCTCTCTCAATAATTCAGTGGTGCTCTTCAG GTCTCGCCCAGTCATCCATGTGGTTCGGGAAATATCCATTGACCCGGAATACATCGATCTGACCCAGCATAACTGTCAGGGTCGAGATGGAGTCTG CATCGAGGTCAAAGCCTGTTTCGTCTACGCCGCCCACCCAGTGCACTACTCGCCACATTTAA CCCTGGTGGTGCGATTTGAAGCCGACTCGGACCGCAGGAAGCTGGGCCTGCCGCACCGCATCAACTTCCTGGGCCGCAGTTCCCTGGAGCCGGAGTACATGCAGACCGAGGAGGTGGAGCTGCATCGCCAGAAGCATCCGGCGTGCACCACCGCTACCTTCCAGCTCCAT GAGAACATCCGGGACAAACTGCGTCCGATCTCATTGGCCATCACCCACACCATCAAACCCGTGCCCCCGCGCCGGCACTCTGGAGCCAAGCGGCTGGAGAAACTGGCACCAGTGCTCAACGTGTCGCCCTCCAACACGCTGCACTCGGAG GTGAACTTCCTGCGCGAGGGATGCGGCTCGGACAAAATCTGCCAGAGCAACCTGAAGCTGAGCTACCGCTTTGGAACGCGGCCTCTCACCTCTGACCTTTTCACCCCCCTGCCAAG GGACGAGGACGACGTGCAGGTGTTCTCCTTGTCCGACCAGCGCGTGGTGGTGTTGGAGATCACCGTCACCAACACGCCCTCGGACCCGCTGCGCCCCGAGGAGGACGGCGACGACGCCCACGCCGCCCAGCTGCTCGTCTCGCTACCGAAAACGCTGTCCTACGCCGGGTCCAGGGTGCCCGCTCAG ATGAGGTGTCAAGCCAATCAAAATGGCTCCGACGTCGAATGTGACCTGGGGAATCCTGTGAAACGAAACACAAAG ttaaaattcACAATCAACTTGAGCACGGCCAACATCACCATTGAAACCACAGAGTTGACCGCCGACCTCCAACTGACTAC CATCAGTGAGCAGCCTGACCTGGCGCCAATCACAGCGATGGCGAAAGTTGTGATAGAGCTCCCTCTGTCTGTCAGCGG GCTAGCTCGTCCTCACCAGCTGTTCTTCAGCGGTGATGTTAAGGGCGAGAGCGCAATGAGCACTCTGGAGGACGTCGGAAACCCTGTGGACTTTGAGTTTGTG GTGGCCAATCCTGGACAAGCTCTGCAAACGCTAGGCTCCGCCTTCCTCAACATCATGTGGCCCTATGAGCTGGCCAATGGCAAGTGGCTGCTGTACCCGGGCAGCATGAACTTTGATGGACATTTGGCATCCCACTGTACTCCGACGGGGGCTATTAACCCTTTGAGTCTGCTTGGACCCTCGCCTGTGCAGCCTGTCAATCAAACT GCTGGACGAGCTCGCCGCTCCCACCCGGATCTCGAAGGCCAAGAGACGACTAGCGGCGGCGTGAGACGAACCGCTCCGGCTGTGGCCGCTTCCGAGAGGCGCAAGTCACTCACGCTG GATTGTTTCTTGGGATCAGCGCGATGCGTGCACTTGCAGTGCCCCCTTCACAGCTTCTCCGGACAGGCGGTGCTCAGGATCCACGGCAGGCTGTGGAACAGCACCTTCATCGAG GACTTCCCGGCTGTCAGCGCTCTGGAACTGCTGGTCAGAGCGGAAATCACCGTCAAGTCCACCATCAAACATCTGCTCCTCAGGGATGCTGCGGCACAG GTACCAGTGATGATCTATCCAGAGCCCGGTCTCGTGGACCAGTACTCGATCCCCTGGTGGATCATCCTCATCGCCATCCTGGCAGGCATCCTACTGCTGACCCTGCTGGTTTGCATACTGTGGAAG TGTGGTTTCTTCCAACGGGCCCACCTCAAAGACAAACTGCCTCAGTACCACGCGGTGAAGATCCCTCGCCAGGAGCGGCCGCAGTTCCAGACAGAGAAATCCGGCGTTCATAAAAAGGAATGGGCCACACACTGGAGCGACGGGACTTCATAA